In Pseudovibrio brasiliensis, the following are encoded in one genomic region:
- a CDS encoding MarR family winged helix-turn-helix transcriptional regulator codes for MKTKAIRENSFGFLIQTLARDIDAKMKLALKEVDVDTKIFANLMVLSEEDGIKQRTLGEKLNFPEYFTSRNVDALVAAGFAERQPDPESRRSFLIFLTDAGRKKAAQLPSIVKQVNDDVLSELNKQEKSEVILLLQKVAGIVPS; via the coding sequence ATGAAAACAAAAGCTATTAGAGAAAATAGTTTTGGATTCTTAATCCAAACACTTGCTCGTGATATTGATGCAAAAATGAAATTAGCTCTCAAAGAAGTGGATGTTGATACGAAGATCTTTGCCAATCTGATGGTGTTATCTGAAGAGGATGGTATCAAACAACGAACACTTGGTGAGAAGCTCAACTTTCCAGAGTATTTTACAAGTCGCAATGTTGATGCGCTCGTCGCCGCTGGTTTTGCCGAGCGTCAGCCTGATCCAGAGAGTCGTCGCTCGTTTCTCATTTTCTTAACGGATGCAGGTCGAAAGAAAGCAGCTCAACTTCCTAGTATTGTTAAGCAAGTTAATGACGATGTTCTGTCAGAACTAAACAAACAGGAAAAGTCAGAAGTCATTCTTCTGTTACAGAAAGTTGCGGGAATTGTTCCGTCATAG
- a CDS encoding enoyl-CoA hydratase — MKKLVEFIAEIGTIMYVGGILSHIVISIINAPPSPEVAAMIYDYKMQSAYILILPGLALKIFADLMLYFVFKQRAWWMRIKLAMTAFLTVNAFVFLVPMMPQLLELAHLSIPNGVLSEAFHELEGKEKLVGMSNIIPLVTEMIMGAFKPRLSRTEFRAQPFTS; from the coding sequence ATGAAAAAGCTTGTCGAATTCATCGCAGAAATTGGAACCATAATGTATGTGGGAGGAATCCTCTCACACATCGTAATCAGTATAATAAATGCGCCTCCATCGCCGGAGGTTGCTGCCATGATTTATGACTACAAGATGCAGAGTGCTTATATTTTGATCTTGCCGGGCTTGGCACTAAAAATATTCGCGGATCTTATGCTGTATTTTGTCTTTAAACAGCGTGCCTGGTGGATGCGAATAAAACTGGCTATGACAGCATTTTTGACTGTCAATGCTTTTGTATTTCTTGTGCCTATGATGCCTCAACTGCTAGAACTTGCCCATCTTTCCATACCCAACGGAGTGCTTAGCGAAGCCTTCCACGAACTTGAAGGCAAAGAAAAGCTGGTCGGCATGTCTAACATCATCCCTCTTGTTACTGAAATGATCATGGGCGCTTTTAAGCCAAGATTATCTCGGACAGAGTTTAGGGCACAGCCATTCACTTCTTAG
- a CDS encoding antibiotic biosynthesis monooxygenase family protein, with protein MTEHTFFNVITLPDNDETLALEAWAAVGTWMEQQPGFLGSTLYRNRMNPKILINKGRYESEEAFLAAASSPEFKSLSQKLTDLGVKRIAGLYDTLREFGAGGN; from the coding sequence ATGACTGAGCACACATTCTTCAACGTGATTACGTTGCCTGATAATGATGAAACGCTGGCTCTGGAAGCATGGGCAGCTGTTGGCACTTGGATGGAACAACAACCAGGTTTTCTAGGCTCGACACTTTATCGAAACCGAATGAACCCCAAAATCCTGATCAATAAAGGTCGCTACGAGAGCGAAGAAGCATTTTTGGCGGCTGCGAGTAGTCCAGAGTTTAAGTCACTCTCACAAAAACTGACAGATCTCGGTGTCAAAAGAATTGCTGGTCTTTACGATACGCTCCGAGAATTTGGTGCAGGTGGAAACTGA
- a CDS encoding ferredoxin reductase family protein, which translates to MLKKTGIYAIVGLILVFAFLHVGFAPAQHTPRTTGTTLLGGIAFILMTCTIILSTRLAIFEDWFGGLDRMYQVHRVMGVLTALFALVHFFGVPKEVPVGMDPVVNSIVPSAPLGMLGLIFLVIGLFIALNRKIRYSWWRPTHKIMGIVYLLIVGHFFTAPEIFVEQYSASGVLLLVAAAVGVVSLFYSVFGMNRRTAIPFTIQEVNALERATEVVLKPIGKTLQFKPGQFAFVEVQGKNWNEPHPFTISSAPGDDYLRFTVKVLGDWTRKVREELKPGSKVLVRGPYGRFDAEIATNKQIWLAGGIGLTPFLSKLRAMKPGDARQVHLVYAAREVRDAIFLDELRARATELGNVTLVPLFSEEGNFARVDMMKKKLPDPLNSYEYFMCGPKPMVDGLMKDLKSEGVTRDRIHTEAFEFR; encoded by the coding sequence ATGCTTAAGAAAACAGGTATTTATGCAATCGTTGGACTGATCCTCGTTTTTGCATTTTTGCATGTAGGTTTTGCACCTGCTCAGCATACACCAAGAACCACAGGAACAACACTTCTTGGTGGTATCGCTTTTATACTCATGACGTGCACCATCATCTTGTCTACGCGTCTTGCAATTTTTGAAGATTGGTTTGGCGGACTAGATCGCATGTATCAAGTTCATCGTGTCATGGGTGTCTTGACGGCGCTATTTGCTCTGGTTCACTTCTTTGGCGTGCCTAAAGAAGTGCCTGTTGGTATGGATCCGGTTGTAAATAGCATCGTACCATCAGCCCCTTTGGGTATGCTTGGTTTGATATTTTTGGTTATAGGCCTTTTTATCGCTCTCAATCGCAAAATTAGATACTCTTGGTGGCGCCCCACGCATAAGATTATGGGTATCGTTTACTTATTGATTGTTGGTCATTTTTTTACTGCCCCGGAGATCTTCGTAGAGCAATATAGTGCTTCAGGAGTATTACTTCTTGTTGCTGCAGCCGTTGGTGTTGTCAGCTTGTTCTACTCTGTGTTTGGAATGAACCGACGTACTGCTATTCCTTTTACAATTCAGGAAGTGAATGCACTTGAGCGAGCAACCGAGGTGGTTTTAAAACCTATCGGTAAGACACTACAGTTCAAGCCAGGTCAGTTTGCTTTTGTAGAAGTGCAAGGCAAAAACTGGAATGAGCCACACCCGTTTACCATTTCAAGCGCACCGGGAGATGACTACCTGCGGTTTACGGTGAAGGTGTTGGGCGACTGGACCCGAAAGGTACGGGAAGAGTTAAAGCCGGGCAGTAAGGTTTTAGTGCGCGGTCCTTATGGACGTTTTGACGCTGAAATAGCCACAAATAAACAAATCTGGCTGGCTGGTGGGATTGGCCTCACCCCTTTCTTATCTAAACTACGCGCGATGAAACCGGGTGACGCGCGACAAGTTCACCTTGTCTATGCCGCAAGAGAAGTTCGTGATGCCATCTTTTTGGATGAGTTGCGAGCCCGAGCAACCGAACTAGGGAATGTTACACTCGTCCCTCTCTTTTCCGAGGAAGGTAACTTTGCACGCGTTGACATGATGAAGAAGAAGCTACCCGATCCGCTGAATAGTTATGAGTACTTTATGTGTGGCCCAAAACCGATGGTTGATGGTCTTATGAAAGATCTGAAATCAGAGGGTGTCACTAGAGATAGAATTCACACTGAAGCATTCGAGTTTCGCTGA
- a CDS encoding EF-hand domain-containing protein, whose protein sequence is MNSLIKMLMFGAVVMMPATLVANESEGRKLAELAFSSVKNSENDRIDRVAFSEFGENVFVSMDANDDDNLSFREYRSWDYGMMPLAEERGRVDAYNTAIRIVFAFKDRNGDGQISKAEHQQSMEFDFQRADSNADGYLTKDEFLNGHSIMVALRSALDPNLSNQE, encoded by the coding sequence ATGAATTCACTAATAAAAATGTTGATGTTTGGTGCGGTAGTTATGATGCCAGCAACTCTCGTCGCAAACGAAAGCGAAGGTCGAAAGTTGGCAGAGTTAGCCTTCTCCTCTGTCAAAAATAGCGAAAATGATCGGATTGATAGGGTTGCATTTTCAGAGTTCGGCGAAAACGTGTTCGTTTCGATGGATGCAAATGATGACGACAATCTCTCGTTCCGCGAATACAGAAGCTGGGATTATGGGATGATGCCTCTTGCTGAGGAAAGAGGACGTGTCGATGCCTACAATACTGCTATTCGTATTGTATTTGCATTCAAAGATCGCAATGGAGATGGCCAAATTAGTAAGGCAGAACATCAACAATCAATGGAGTTCGACTTTCAGAGAGCTGACAGCAATGCCGACGGTTATCTGACGAAAGATGAGTTCTTAAACGGGCACTCCATAATGGTCGCCTTGCGTTCAGCTCTTGACCCAAACTTATCGAACCAAGAATAA
- a CDS encoding MarR family winged helix-turn-helix transcriptional regulator: protein MKSIKSPSADKEKRLSFLVQILARDIDAKMKAKLKERQTDVKLFQSLTLLSQRDGINQRTLAKKLQLPDYITSRKVNALVKAEYVRRDLDPTNRRAHVLYLTNAGKARLLELNEAAKGIDCLYLNALANEDKEILMELLIKISEK, encoded by the coding sequence ATGAAATCGATAAAAAGCCCATCAGCTGACAAGGAAAAGAGGTTGTCATTCCTTGTTCAGATTCTTGCTCGTGATATCGATGCAAAAATGAAAGCAAAACTGAAAGAGAGACAGACAGATGTTAAACTCTTTCAAAGTTTAACGTTGCTGTCGCAGAGAGATGGGATCAACCAACGAACCCTAGCAAAGAAGCTTCAGCTACCCGATTACATCACAAGTCGTAAGGTCAATGCGTTGGTGAAAGCCGAATATGTAAGGCGAGATCTCGATCCAACTAATCGTCGAGCTCATGTTCTCTACCTCACTAACGCAGGCAAAGCGAGACTCCTCGAGTTGAACGAAGCAGCTAAAGGTATCGATTGCTTATATTTGAACGCGCTAGCTAACGAAGATAAAGAAATACTGATGGAGTTATTGATTAAGATATCTGAAAAATGA
- a CDS encoding efflux RND transporter periplasmic adaptor subunit, which translates to MSKWWKRAILFIPVTISLGFFLFLSNNKEAPIQKSIPEYSHLSRVILARKLEVSPKAHGYGIVKAARVWNVIARVSGEIEFIHPEFKKGAILKAGTELVRISPRDYKLQLKQSQANIRQAEAKVSELKTKQQSLMKSLDIEQRVLKLNEKQLARKQQLRQRGTIAEAALDTEENLVLIQLQKIQDIQNSLDLIPLQIEAQEEQISVYEAQYETAKINLARVHVKLPFDARVSNTNVEVTQYVQTGNEMGTVDNTETVEVEAQIPLSQFRQFLGILTEGEVPTLIDGQSLLSLAESVGLHAMIRLPLDKGTAVWRGRVVRVTDEIDPKTRTVGVVIEVDHPYEKIIPGKRPLLSKGMFVEVELSSDPLSEMFIIPRSALHEEGLYIVGDDNRLQIRPVTTTLLQGNLAMLAEGLEENERIVVSDLLYATPGMLMKTKIDEDLLTLIHDEATNKDVSQ; encoded by the coding sequence ATGAGTAAATGGTGGAAGCGCGCTATATTATTTATTCCCGTTACCATCAGCTTGGGGTTTTTCTTATTTCTTTCTAATAATAAAGAAGCTCCAATCCAGAAGTCAATTCCTGAATACTCTCATTTATCGAGGGTTATATTGGCTCGAAAACTCGAGGTTTCTCCAAAGGCACATGGCTATGGAATAGTCAAAGCTGCAAGAGTGTGGAACGTCATCGCCCGGGTTAGTGGCGAAATCGAGTTCATTCATCCAGAGTTTAAAAAAGGCGCAATACTCAAAGCTGGAACTGAACTTGTTCGTATTTCACCGCGAGATTACAAGCTTCAGCTCAAACAGTCTCAGGCAAATATACGCCAAGCTGAGGCTAAAGTTTCTGAGTTAAAAACAAAACAACAAAGCTTGATGAAAAGTCTCGATATCGAACAGCGTGTGCTCAAGTTGAATGAGAAGCAACTTGCACGGAAACAGCAGCTTAGGCAGCGTGGCACTATAGCAGAAGCCGCTCTCGATACCGAAGAAAATCTCGTTTTGATCCAGTTGCAAAAAATACAAGATATTCAGAATTCTCTTGATTTGATTCCCCTTCAAATAGAAGCGCAAGAAGAACAAATATCTGTTTATGAAGCTCAATATGAAACAGCGAAAATCAATCTGGCCAGAGTTCACGTCAAACTGCCATTTGATGCAAGAGTTTCGAATACAAACGTAGAAGTTACTCAGTATGTACAAACTGGTAATGAGATGGGAACCGTTGATAATACGGAGACTGTAGAGGTTGAAGCCCAGATCCCGCTTTCTCAATTCAGGCAGTTTCTTGGCATCCTGACTGAGGGAGAGGTGCCAACCCTTATTGACGGCCAATCGCTTTTATCGCTGGCTGAGAGCGTAGGATTGCATGCTATGATCCGGCTTCCTTTAGATAAAGGCACTGCTGTATGGCGCGGACGCGTTGTCCGAGTGACTGATGAGATCGATCCCAAGACGCGTACGGTCGGGGTTGTCATTGAAGTAGACCATCCATATGAAAAAATTATTCCAGGCAAACGTCCGTTACTAAGCAAGGGAATGTTTGTTGAGGTCGAATTAAGCAGCGACCCGCTTTCTGAAATGTTTATCATTCCGCGTTCTGCATTGCATGAAGAAGGCCTCTATATCGTTGGTGATGATAACAGGCTGCAAATAAGGCCAGTTACAACGACCTTGCTTCAAGGAAACCTCGCAATGCTTGCAGAAGGGCTTGAAGAAAACGAGCGCATTGTTGTCAGCGATCTTCTATATGCTACGCCTGGAATGCTGATGAAAACAAAAATAGATGAGGATTTGCTAACTCTTATTCATGACGAAGCGACCAATAAGGACGTTTCACAATGA
- a CDS encoding efflux RND transporter permease subunit: protein MIRFFASHPTASNLLMAVLILGGLLTAPYLQRETLPGIEPRKVSISVPFPGARPEEVEEAICRRIEDAVESVENIAKISCEAKENLASATIEMKEGENLDRFIAKVKNQVEAIDDFPEETDLPVIEEMGTTEFVASVALTGFQNKSHLKAYALAVKDRMLLWGGISQVDIKGFSDHQIRIELSKTALQQFGLSIASIADTIAKQSLDLPGGIIETSEELVSLRFADERKQAREFLDLVLVSSQDGGIVRLGDIATVTDRFSLDEEKILFDGEIAALLEISKTRSEDILNVVSSVKNFLQAEQALAPPNVILTLSNDNSSIVQDRLNLLIDNGLQGLALVFLIMWLFFGFRYSFWVTMGLPVSFLGALAIMYLMGLSLNMMSMLGLLIATGLLMDDAIVISENIASQKEKGKSSLDAAIDGAAQVFPSIFASFLTTAMVLGSLIFLSGDTGQVLRVVPIVMLFVLSISLAEAFLILPHHLLHTLEQNEGKPSHFRKKVESWLDYVRENIVGRFVDFCVHWRYMTVGVAFAFLIVAISMFAGGILKFSVFPDLDGDVIEARILLPQGTPLAKTEGTVQDVKDALVRLNTRLSPDQPDEQSLVQHITIQYNKNTDAYETGSHIATVTADLLGAEVRTTSSDNFVSLWREEIGQLADVLSLKITETVVGPGGQAIEVRLQGLDLENLKLASQELQGWLSSYKGTTNLTDDLRPGKKEIKLRATEQAATLGLSGQDIANQLRTSFFGSTISEIQVGAEAFEVDVRVGLEDRDSLADLDNFMITTLDGGLVPLKAVANLAEGRGYARINRYQRAQAVTVQGDVDQQHANANAIIADTKARFFPELQSRFPGLKIQLGGQDEEGAKTQKSMMSGFLIGMIGVFVMLSFQFRSYVEPVVVMVIIPLSFIGVIFGHIAMGLDFTMPSILGFIAMAGVVVNNSILLVNFVKDHHDEYECVAIAAPLAARSRFRAIFITTLTTIAGMLPLLTETSLQAQILIPMVASLAFGLMASVIMVLFVVPSIYAILDDFGLSTLAKKRFDDTPMLAQR from the coding sequence ATGATCAGGTTTTTTGCTTCTCATCCCACAGCCTCAAACTTATTGATGGCAGTCCTCATCCTGGGTGGACTGCTAACAGCTCCTTATTTGCAACGAGAAACACTCCCTGGGATTGAACCACGCAAAGTTAGTATCAGCGTACCATTCCCAGGTGCCCGTCCTGAAGAAGTTGAAGAAGCCATTTGTCGGCGCATAGAAGATGCCGTCGAGAGTGTTGAGAACATTGCTAAAATTTCGTGTGAGGCTAAAGAAAATTTAGCCAGCGCAACGATTGAAATGAAAGAAGGCGAAAACCTTGATCGTTTCATTGCTAAGGTGAAGAACCAGGTAGAAGCGATTGACGATTTTCCTGAGGAAACTGACCTGCCGGTTATCGAAGAAATGGGTACAACTGAGTTTGTTGCATCTGTAGCTTTGACCGGATTTCAGAACAAATCTCACCTGAAAGCTTATGCACTTGCTGTAAAAGATCGCATGCTGTTATGGGGAGGCATCTCGCAAGTTGACATCAAGGGGTTCTCTGATCATCAGATCCGAATTGAGTTATCTAAGACAGCTTTGCAGCAATTCGGCCTCAGCATCGCCAGCATTGCTGATACAATCGCAAAACAAAGCCTTGATCTACCAGGTGGAATAATCGAGACCTCAGAAGAACTTGTCTCTTTGCGCTTTGCAGATGAAAGAAAACAAGCTCGCGAGTTTCTTGATTTAGTCTTGGTGTCAAGTCAGGACGGGGGCATCGTTCGGCTCGGGGATATCGCAACAGTTACAGACCGTTTCAGTCTTGATGAAGAAAAAATTCTGTTTGATGGAGAAATTGCAGCACTACTGGAGATTTCTAAAACACGATCTGAAGACATCCTGAATGTTGTCAGTTCAGTAAAAAATTTCCTTCAGGCAGAGCAAGCTTTGGCGCCTCCAAATGTCATACTTACGCTTTCTAACGATAACTCTTCCATTGTTCAGGACCGGCTCAACCTTCTGATCGACAACGGACTGCAAGGTCTTGCGCTCGTATTCCTGATAATGTGGCTGTTCTTTGGATTTCGATATTCATTCTGGGTGACTATGGGGCTGCCTGTCTCATTCCTAGGGGCTCTTGCTATCATGTATTTGATGGGCCTTTCTTTGAATATGATGTCCATGCTTGGGCTGTTGATAGCAACAGGCCTTTTGATGGATGATGCAATTGTCATATCCGAAAATATCGCCTCTCAAAAAGAGAAGGGTAAATCCTCTCTAGATGCAGCTATTGATGGTGCAGCACAGGTGTTCCCAAGCATTTTTGCATCATTCCTGACGACTGCTATGGTACTCGGATCGCTGATATTCCTGAGTGGTGATACTGGTCAGGTTCTGCGTGTCGTGCCGATTGTGATGTTGTTTGTATTGTCCATCTCGCTGGCAGAAGCGTTTTTGATTTTACCTCATCACTTACTGCACACTTTGGAGCAGAATGAAGGTAAGCCTTCTCACTTTAGGAAAAAAGTTGAAAGCTGGCTGGACTACGTTCGAGAAAATATTGTTGGCCGCTTTGTCGATTTTTGCGTGCACTGGCGCTATATGACTGTGGGGGTCGCGTTTGCCTTCCTGATCGTCGCGATCAGTATGTTTGCCGGCGGCATCTTAAAGTTCTCGGTCTTCCCAGACCTTGACGGCGACGTTATTGAAGCACGTATCTTGCTGCCGCAAGGAACACCTCTGGCTAAAACCGAAGGCACAGTACAAGACGTTAAGGATGCACTTGTGCGCCTGAATACAAGATTGTCGCCGGATCAACCCGATGAGCAGTCATTAGTACAGCACATTACCATTCAATATAACAAAAACACTGATGCCTATGAAACAGGAAGCCATATTGCCACAGTAACTGCCGATCTGTTAGGCGCAGAAGTGCGGACAACCTCCTCAGATAACTTCGTCTCCCTTTGGCGTGAAGAGATCGGGCAACTTGCAGATGTCTTAAGCCTGAAAATCACGGAGACTGTTGTCGGTCCAGGAGGTCAAGCGATTGAGGTTCGGTTACAAGGACTTGACTTAGAAAACCTGAAGCTGGCATCGCAAGAGCTGCAAGGTTGGCTATCAAGCTATAAAGGGACGACCAATCTAACCGATGATTTGCGCCCTGGGAAAAAAGAAATCAAACTGCGAGCTACAGAACAAGCTGCTACCCTTGGTTTGTCTGGTCAGGATATTGCCAACCAACTCCGCACGTCCTTCTTCGGCTCTACAATCAGCGAAATTCAAGTGGGTGCTGAGGCCTTTGAAGTTGATGTCCGTGTCGGACTTGAAGACCGGGACAGCCTGGCCGATCTTGATAATTTCATGATCACAACGCTGGATGGAGGATTGGTTCCTTTAAAAGCGGTGGCTAACTTGGCAGAAGGGCGTGGTTACGCTCGTATTAATAGATATCAACGGGCTCAAGCTGTTACAGTGCAAGGGGATGTTGATCAACAACATGCGAATGCAAATGCAATTATAGCGGACACGAAGGCACGTTTCTTCCCAGAACTGCAAAGTCGCTTCCCTGGTCTGAAGATACAACTTGGCGGGCAGGATGAAGAAGGCGCAAAGACCCAAAAGTCGATGATGTCAGGATTTTTGATCGGTATGATCGGGGTTTTTGTAATGCTCAGCTTCCAGTTCCGCAGCTATGTTGAACCAGTTGTTGTGATGGTCATAATTCCGTTGTCGTTCATCGGTGTCATATTTGGTCATATCGCGATGGGGTTGGATTTCACTATGCCAAGCATTCTGGGCTTCATTGCTATGGCTGGCGTTGTGGTGAATAACTCCATATTGCTCGTGAACTTTGTCAAGGACCACCACGATGAATATGAGTGTGTTGCTATCGCAGCCCCTCTCGCGGCAAGGTCCCGGTTCAGGGCAATTTTCATCACGACCTTAACCACCATAGCGGGCATGCTCCCTCTGCTTACAGAAACAAGCTTACAAGCACAGATTCTTATACCAATGGTAGCAAGCCTCGCCTTCGGCTTGATGGCCTCAGTTATCATGGTCTTGTTTGTAGTACCTTCAATCTATGCGATCCTGGATGATTTTGGATTGAGCACACTTGCAAAAAAGCGATTTGATGACACACCAATGCTCGCACAAAGATGA
- a CDS encoding thioredoxin family protein yields the protein MLLNTPICDFGWKAPEFTLKDADGTSFTMSDHIGENGLLITFICNHCPYVQAIADRLAEDTKQLMSEGFGVLAVMSNDYRSVPADGPRFMIEFAKEFGFAFPYLVDEAQEVGRAYDAVCTPDFFGFNNKGELQYRGRLDDAGFNDPTNRTPELLNAMRKVAKTGRGPEHQTPSMGCSIKWK from the coding sequence ATGCTTTTGAATACACCAATCTGCGATTTTGGCTGGAAAGCACCAGAATTTACGCTCAAAGATGCCGATGGCACCAGTTTCACCATGTCTGACCACATCGGCGAAAATGGCCTGCTCATTACCTTCATCTGCAACCACTGCCCCTATGTGCAGGCTATTGCGGATCGTTTGGCTGAAGACACCAAGCAACTCATGTCAGAAGGCTTTGGCGTACTGGCCGTCATGTCCAACGACTATCGCTCCGTGCCCGCAGATGGTCCGCGCTTTATGATAGAATTCGCAAAGGAATTTGGCTTTGCATTTCCGTATCTGGTCGACGAAGCTCAAGAGGTTGGCCGCGCATATGATGCGGTTTGCACTCCAGATTTCTTTGGCTTCAACAACAAAGGTGAGCTTCAATACCGCGGTCGTCTGGATGATGCAGGTTTCAATGACCCAACTAACCGCACGCCAGAACTCCTCAATGCCATGCGTAAGGTTGCCAAAACGGGCCGCGGTCCAGAGCATCAAACCCCAAGTATGGGCTGCTCCATTAAGTGGAAGTAA